GAAGGTATTAGTAGCTTGTCCAAATTTTCACAACCAGATGGAATGAAGCCAGAAATACAACCCAGTTCTGTCTGAATCTAAAACCATTGCATTTTTATTCCAACATGGACACAGGCTAACTTCCTGTTTTGTCTTTCTAAGCAAAAGACATTGGGTATGAAATAAATCATGTGTATGGTATGGATATGTTATAGAATTTTGAGTTCACTGAGGAGCATCATATTTGGAAGTAAAGGGAAGCCACAGGGTGttatgcttatttaaaaacaggaactaaaaaaaaaaaaaggcaaaacattaCCTTAGGATGTCTTAGGAGAAAGTTGACAGCTTCctcaaaatattctaaatctGTCTTTTCTGGTTGGGAGGGCAGATCTTCATAGTCACAATAAGCCAAGGCCAAGGTGGCAAAGCCATGACTGGCCAGAAGACTGGCCCGAGATTCAATCAGTCCACCAACACCAGCAAACAAGTCAATTACCCCTGGGAAACGGCCCtctcctgagaaagaacaaaacaaaacagaactgggtatgaagggaaaggaaggaaaagagaagaaaaacacagtGTCATGAAGAAATGTATTATAAATTCTGGAATcgaaatttatattttcaaaaagtagaaTCCCAAGTTTTCAGCCTTGTATCTGGACCAGAATTAAAGCTGATTGAATAGAATAATAGAAGACAGTATCAGGAAGCTTGATTGGGAACTAGATTCACTGACACGTTTAATCTCTGTAGCCAAGGGCTCTTAGGGAGTCACAGTGGTTCATTTCTATAGTATTGGAGTAAAGAAAGTCATTGAAATTAGGCAAGGGCTTTTTAACCTATGAAAATGTACACAGGCTTTAGAAAGTCAATGAAGGTCctgaaattatatgcaaaatatatgtttatatgtgctttttgtttgtttattttaaagagagagaacaagaaatcTGGGGATGGGTGGcatggggaggggctggggaaaagggaaagaatctccatgctcagcagaaagcctgacatagagttcaatttcatgaccctgagctgagatcaagacttgagccaaaaccaacagtaggaggcttaactgactgatccactcaggtgcccctatatgtgCATTTACTAATGAAAGTTTGTACAGATTTAATTAGGTTTTCaaagtatatataattaaaaaaaaaagcttcaaaagtATATGACTTCAAAAAAAGTTATTGAAATGACTATGTTAGCTAAAATCCTGACTTAACAATGTTCTAGTCCATTCTTCTGACTGTACAGTGATGAAATCTTGCAGCCAAGCAGATGCAAATGATGAGCCCTTCCCATGCAATAACAATGTTTATTCACTGCAACTTAACACATGGTAAAAAGTAGGGATGGTGAGAGTATCATTCTACACTCATGCTCTGTGTAGGCAGCTAGTTTCCTAAATAAAGCGGGGCCCACACACTGAAAAAAGTGTGCTTACTGGGGGCACTTTATCTTCATATAAGTGAATTTAGTTAAGGAAGACTGGTCCCATCCAtggggttgcctggctggctcaatcagtagagcatgaaacttttgatcttgggattgtgagttcaagcaccatgttgggtgtagaggttacttaaaaataaaaatctgaggggcacctgggtagctcagtttattaagcctctgccttcagctcagcctCTTCTCAGCGAGGggtgtgcttctccctttcctcctcactcatgctctctctcactatctcggtctctctctctctcaaagaaacttataaataaataaataaataaataaataaataaataaataaataaataatcaatcttagaaaaaagagtGACTTTTGTgttgggaatttttaaaacaaaacattgctGTTTTCttatcttgagaaagaagaaataaaatggtgttAAATATCTTGACTTTAAAATAccatctgaataaataaataaagatgtttctTATCTCCCGATtggcaggaagaaggagaacTTACAAGTACTGAGCCTCTTAACATAGAAAAATGTTATAGTTGAGAACTGCTTTGAGACCTGACTCAGTCACTTTTGGCCCGATGAAGCTCAGCCCTCTTGTATATCCCCCACTTCCCAGTCCTAACATGCAGTAATGTTATCTATGTGCTAATTACTGGgtgtaaaaatattgaaatttatcCAAACAACTGCATGGGTCATTACAATTTTGGAAAGGGAAGCTTTTATTCCTACTACATCATTTATAACTCTATGTTGTCAGAAACCACCTCTAATACTTCAGGCTTCCTTTACCCATCTTACTTCTACAAGgtgattatgtttttaaaagcagagagagaggcaatacATCCTGGTGATAATGATGGCTGTGTCCCAGATCAAAGCTCATGTTCTGAAGAAGAGAACCTCAGACACACCTGAAACCTGGACCCACCAACGGCTACTTCTGGGAAATTAACTTTGCTTCATCCAGTCCCACGATAAGCCCTGAGAAATGTACCAGTAGATGTTTTGAACAACTTATTAATATGTGGAAATCACTGTGGGAAACTGAGTATTCTGGTAAGTTTTATAGCCATTAGGGAGTGTGTTGTATTAGCTGTGGATTTACGGgatattctataaatatacaatatttgtGGAAGAAGAGGGTATCGAGTTTCTTTGAACCctctatatttattgcagtattttaGTCCATTATATCATCATCTTATTGCATGCAATGACCTATACCTAAATTGAAACTCAGACAAAACAGAAACCCCAAAAGAAGCTGAGACACACTTCCACAATATCAAGACATGGCTTTTCTGATAGCCAGGCTTCAATACAGATGGATTTCACATAAATCCAAAGCTATGGAAATCCCATAATGCAGAGACTCCATATCCTACATGTATCTTATCCTTAGACAAACTCCAGAACTGTTGAGATCAAACTTGAGTTGGAATAGGGCATCACCATATTCTTGTTCTGACCCAGAGTTAGCCCTGATTATAAGGCTGGAAAGGACTACACTATGTACATCCATATGCAAGTTAAACCTCCAGAAGGATTAGgcattcaaaagaagaaatacaaggaTGACAGTAATCAGGTTAATTCTACTCaccaggagggagaaagagggttCCCCGAATGTGGCCTTCTCGAACTTGGATCCGTTTGGTACCAGGCGCTGTGTACCACCTTTCCAAAGTCAGGCTGACTTTTGGAGCAGTGGTGGGGATGTGAATTAATGGTAAATTTGAAtcataaagttttatttggaCCAGGAAGGGGCTACTCATCACATCTCTTTTCAAcaatttagttaaaatattttcaggtttcAAGGACCAAAAGAGACCCATAGGGTGGACTCCTACATAGTCACCTCCAAGTGAAGGGGCACGCTCCAAGTCTACCTCACCAACTTCATTAGCCTTATAGTAGGCATGAGAATGAAACAGGTTCCCCATTTCATCTTTCAGTGTTGCCTGAAGAACCACTATCTGGAAGGGAGGCAGGCCTGTAGCTCGGATATGCACTGGCTCATCAATAAGTGCACTTGTGGGGGTAGCTGTCAGCTGAATCATCATCACAATGTGACACTTTGGATGATTCTCAGTAATGTTTGCCGTAAAACCtggattaaaaaattatatgtatatattagaaaatatatatatatatgagaatatgtatgtaaatgagaataaaataaggtAGTGAAAAAGTTATAATGAAAGGTGAACTGGACCAGGAACCAGACTGCTTGGATTCAGCTCTAATTTTCCAGTTATTTAGCAAATATCCTGATACAATCTTCGAATGCAAGATACCTGAGAGCTTTTGGCAAATTTGCAGAAGATATGAAACAGATAGATAAGCTTTATAGTAATTATGAGCCAGAGTGGAGGAAGCATCAGCCAAATATGCATGAAGGAAGATATCACAATTGGCCATCTAGAACTCTTGAAAAATTAGGTGCAGTGGAGGATTAAGAGGGAAATGTGCAACTGAAAATGGAAttcattggggtgcctgggtgactcatcagttaaagtgtccaattcttgatttgggctcaggtcatgatctcagagtgctgggactgagtcccgcattgggctctgcactcagcatgtaGTCTGTTtgcccctttccttctgcccctcaccctgttcatggtctctttttcactctctcaagtaaataaataaataaaaatcttttgaaaaagaaaacagggatttGTTAAACATCCATGTGTATGGAGCTGGTAACTCCACTACTAATCCCCTCCCCAAGTCCTACAAACAAAATGCCTGGCATCTAAGAATTCACCTCTAACAGAGCATAAAAAAACAGGCAAATCTTCTCAAAAGAATGAGGACAAAATCTTTGGGGAGAACAAGGAGGCTGACATATGTATCACTccctaaagaaaaaatacagtttcATAAATAGGCTTAACCAATcccaagaaaaaacaaatgctgACAAGACCTTCAGCTACACAAATATTTGCTAAGCTTTTCATAATCTCCCTCTTAAAGGTTAAGGAATGCCCTTCTCTTTTTGGTTAGTGTGAAGAAAGCCACAAAAATGACCATTGTTCCCATTCTACTGAACTTATCTGGataaatacaaaatcaattttttgttttgttttgttttcttaaactcATTAGATTGCCAGGAATCTGAATGAATTAAACTCCAATGAGTGCTAAGTTCCTCCTCGGAGAGAGAAAACTTTCTTTTCTACCAAATGACTTTGATCTATGATAAAGCAGCAAAAAAGAATCccccataaagaaaaataaggagaaatcaATAGAAAGTTTAATGCACTTTTAATGGAAATGTGCAAGCTGGTTTGATGGTTTAGGATTCTGAGAAACTCTAGCCAGAGTCCTTCTCCAAGTGCCAACTCTTTAGGACTTGGCCATGTGCTCTAGGACAATACTTCAAAGAATGGGCGCAGAGACATGAGCCTAGAGAAATCTATCTGAGGCATTACAGGTCTTTGTATGAAGCACAGCAGCTAACTTCCAAAGCATGGGGGAGAATAgcaaaataaagagcttttcctAGGCTCAGAAAGCCGAGAGTaagacttcagagcaaagaaattTCCTTAGACTCTCCTTCTAGAAGAATTATGAATCAGAGAGACATATCCTACAGTTAGAAAAGCTAGCAACATggccataaaaaaaacaaaaaaacaaaaacaaaggtatCTCCTCCAGAAGTTCAGCAATGCTTAGATCCCAGTTTCTTCTGATGAGAAGGCCTAATCACATACCCCAAAATATTTGACACCAGTGGCGCACTGAATAAGAAAAAGCTGCAACAAAGCCCAGACCACAGGTCAGATTTGTTCAGCCCTTAATTCTAACATTCTGACAAAGTAGGGCTCTGCTCTTTTCTTGAGGTAAATATTACTTATTCTAGtcatttcttttatatgaaatatctgaagtatgatttaaaaagattataagacCCAACAGAAGCAAGAAAATTGTCTCATGATAAGGATGAGAATGAAAAGTCAGTAGGAAGAGGTGCAGATTAGACAGGAACTTTGAAACaaccattcagaaaaaaaagaaaaaataataattgaattatTGATATATACAATAACTTGGAGGAATCACAAGGtaattatgctaaataaaaaagCCACTCCCAAATGATtccacactgtatgattccatttatataacatttttgaaatgagagaaatggagaacagattagtggttgctaagGTTCAGGGACTGGGTTGGATGAGAGATGGCTAAAAAAAGGATACCATGAGGAATCCTTGTGATCATAGAATATTCTAAATACTGATTATACCAAGGTCAATATCCTTGTGAAATCCTACAGTTTTGTAAGATTTTACTAttaggggaaactgggtaaagCATACATGTGGTctatctgtattatttcttacaggTGTGGTGAATCTAccattatctcaaaataaaagtttaatttaaaaaagatagctatgagacacctgggtggctcaac
This portion of the Canis lupus dingo isolate Sandy chromosome 11, ASM325472v2, whole genome shotgun sequence genome encodes:
- the LOC112649972 gene encoding bile acid-CoA:amino acid N-acyltransferase-like, yielding MMIQLTATPTSALIDEPVHIRATGLPPFQIVVLQATLKDEMGNLFHSHAYYKANEVGEVDLERAPSLGGDYVGVHPMGLFWSLKPENILTKLLKRDVMSSPFLVQIKLYDSNLPLIHIPTTAPKVSLTLERWYTAPGTKRIQVREGHIRGTLFLPPGEGRFPGVIDLFAGVGGLIESRASLLASHGFATLALAYCDYEDLPSQPEKTDLEYFEEAVNFLLRHPKVLGPGVGIVSISKGAEIGLSMAIHLKQVTATVLINGPNFVIRIPQVYRGQISQPLPFSPQLLSINALGLAEFQHNFEEARNEANENFLLPIEKAQGHFLFIVGEDDKNLNSKAYAKQATEQLRRNGKNNWTLLSYPGAGHLLEAPYSPLCCASKISSLHLFIHWGGEVTPHAIAQEHSWKEIKKFLRKHLLPVVTSQL